A window of the Acanthochromis polyacanthus isolate Apoly-LR-REF ecotype Palm Island chromosome 10, KAUST_Apoly_ChrSc, whole genome shotgun sequence genome harbors these coding sequences:
- the LOC110972446 gene encoding macrophage migration inhibitory factor-like, with protein MPIFRVHTNVAKSKVPAAFLSETAEELAKAMVKPAQYIAIQVNGDQPMTFGGKGDPCACCTLQSIGQISGAQNKQYTQLLCGLLQKHLGISPDRIYIAFAELAASNVGWNNTTFDAIDLSTLK; from the exons ATGCCGATATTCAGGGTGCACACCAACGTGGCCAAAAGCAAAGttccagcagcttttctgtcTGAGACTGCCGAAGAACTGGCCAAAGCTATGGTCAAACCCGCACAG TATATTGCTATACAGGTCAACGGTGACCAACCAATGACATTTGGAGGAAAGGGAGACCCCTGTGCATGCTGCACCCTCCAAAGCATTGGCCAGATCAGTGGTGCTCAGAACAAGCAGTACACCCAACTCCTGTGTGGACTGCTCCAAAAACACCTGGGCATCTCTCCTGACAG GATTTATATTGCCTTTGCTGAATTGGCTGCATCCAATGTTGGTTGGAATAACACGACCTTCGATGCGATTGACCTCAGCACACTGAAATAG